The segment CCTTCTGCGTACGGGCGTGCAGCACGAGCCGGTCGGCCTCCGCCACGAACCGGCCCGCCGTCAACTCCTTCACCGCCACCACACGGTGCAGCACCTCGTCGTGCGCGCGCCAGACCTTGCCCATGCCGCCGCGCCCGATGGACTCGCCCAGCCGGTAGCGACCGGCGAGCAAAAGCCCTGCCCCTGTGTTCTGAGAATGTTCCACTTGCCCCCGCCCGTTCCTTCGGATGCCAGGTTACGGAGGGGGGCACGGACTGTGGAACCTCGGGGCGGTCATAGGAACAGCACTGTGACCGGGGGCCGGTGGGCATTCCGGACACCGCCTCCGTACCTCGTCCCGCTCAGCGCCCCGGACGGAACCCCTTCGTGGCCTCGTCGAAGATCTCGGTGACCTTGGCGCGCTCGCGATTCGGGCCGATGACCTGGACGATGTGGTACTTCCCGCCGTCGATCAGGGCGAGGTTGCGGACGAACACCTGGCGGCCCGTGCTGTCCAGCCACCAGTAACTGCCCGTGGCCGTCGCCGTCGTACCGATGTCGACCCGGCGCACCTCGTCCACGTCCGCCCAGCTCGACGTCCGCCACGGATCGAGTTCGCGTTCCTTGGAGTTCTGGAACTCCAGCGGGTCCGAGCCGTTGTCGCGGACGCTGTCACGGCCGGGGACGACGATCATCGTGAAGTCGCCGTTCGTGTAGCGCACTTGCTGGGCGTCGTTGATCGGACTGCGCCGCCAGCCGTTCGGCACCCCGATCCGGAACCCCTCGGGGTCCTGGCGCAGCGTGTACCCGGCGGCGAGGGCCGGAGCCGAGGGGTCCGCGGCAGGCGGGCTGGTGCGCGGGGTGGCGGGCGGGGCGGTGGTCGGTGCGGTGCTCGGCGCCGTCGTCGCGGACGGAGCGCTCGGGGGGGCGGTCGTACGCGAGGACGGACCGGCGCCGGGAGCGGTCGGCGCGGTGGGCGTCTCCCCCTCCCCGGGCATGAAGAGGACGGCGTACACGACGGCCCCGCCGAGCAGCAGGAAGACGAGCACCAGGAGGGTACGGCCGAGAGCACTCGGGGAACCGGAGGAGCCCCGGGTCCGGGAGGACGACGAACGCCCGCCACGCGGAGGCCGGGTCGCGCGCTGCGGGATCTCGTCCTGGAAGTCCTCGCGGAAGTCTTCGCGGAACTCCTCGCGGAAATCGGCCTGTACGGGGGCTGGCTCACGCTCCCGCGTGTCGACGTCCTCGTGTTCGTGCCGGGGGCGCGGGTCCTTGCCTCGCTTGTGGCGGTGCCGGCCCGCGCCCGCTCCCCCGCGCCGACGGCGCACCAGCTCGCCGCGCCTGCGCACGATCGGCAGCCGCTTCTCGTCGAAGGACGGCAGCGGTACGACTCCGACACCGGCCTCCGGCTCAGGAGCCGAGCGCACGAGGGAGCGCAGCCAGCCGCGCAGCTCCTCGAAGTCGGGCCGCTCGGTGGGGTCCTGGCGCAGCAGGGACTCCACGACCGGGCGCAGTGGCCCGCATTCCTCGGCGAAGGCGGGTGGTTCGGCGCAGACCAGCTGGACGAGCTCGGCGGCGCTGTCCTCGGGGTACGGGGCGTGTCCCTGGACGGCCCGGTAGAGGAGCGCGCCGAGCGCCCAGAGATCGGTGGCGGGGCCGATCGGCGGGGCGAGGCGCCAGTTCTCGTGGACGGGGCCCGCCTGTTCGGGTGCCCAGCGCTCGGTGACGGCGCCGACGACCGCGATCCGGGTCTGCCGGGCCCGTTCGGCGGCGAGCCGGGTGGTGGGGCCGCGGTCCACCGCCTGGGCGGGAATCCTGACCGGCTCCAGGGCCTCCTCCCGGACGCCGGTGGGGACCGGGAGGCGCGCGGGGTCGGGGGTCGCGGCCGTGTACCCGGCGGGCAGCGCCGGGCGGCCCGAACCGGGCAGCACGGGGCCGCGGCCGGCACCCGGACCGCCACCACCGGCCGGGATCGGCCGGGAGCCGTCCCGCGAGGCGTGCGGGCCGTCGCTCCAGTTGCCCGCCAGCATCACGCGCGGCGGCGGGCCTGCCTGCGGACCGGCACCGTACGGCTCGTCGCCGTCGCCGTCGCCGTCGTCATCGTCGTCCTCGTCGTCCGCCACTCGCGCCCACCACTGCGGCTCGGGCGCGCCTGCCGCCTGCGCGGTAGGTGGCGGGGGCGGCTCGGGCAGGTCCGTCGGCGCGGGGCGCTGCACGGGGAGGGATCCGCTCTCGCCGAGCTTGGCGGCGGCGCGGGCACCGGCCCGGTAGGCGGCGATGGCCCCGGCGCGTGCGGCCCGCACATCGGCGGTGGGCGGCACGGGCGCGGGCTGCGTCCCGACGGCGGGCAAGGCGGGCACGGACCGACCGTAGGGGTCGGTGCCGTAGGGGTCGGTGCCGTAGGAGTCGGTGCCGGAGGGGGCGGTGCCGTAGGGAGGGGCAGTGTCGTCCGGGGCGAGTTCGGCGGCGTACGACTCGCCTCCGCCGCCGTTGCCGTACCCGTCGTCGTGGCCATGGCCGTCGTCGTAGCCGTCGTCGTAGCCGTAGCCGTACTCCGGCCCCGACTCCTCTGCCGACTCCTCTGCCGTCTCCTCGCCGGCCTCGTAGACCAGTTCGTCGACCAGTTCGTCGACCAGTTCGTCGGTGGATTCCTCGGCGGATTCCTCGAACGCGTCCGTCCCGTAGGGGGCTTGCTCGTCGCCCTCCTCGTAGACCTCCGCGACCTCCGCCTCGTACAGGTCGGGGCCGTACTCGTCGGGGCCGTACTCGTCGGATCCGTACGCCTCGGCCCCGTACTCCTCCACCGGCGCCGGCCACGCGGTGTCGTCCGGATCCTGCTCCGGTACCGGCGCGTACCCGCAGAGGGCCTCCTCCGCGGCGCCCACCGCGAGGCCGGTGAGGACCACCCGGCCGTCGTCGCAGACGAGCACGGTCCGGGAGGTGATGTTCCGGTGCACCCAGCCGTGGGCGTGGAGGGCGCGCAGGGCGGTGAGGACGTCGGCGCCGATCTCGGCCGCCCGGTACGGGTTGAGCGGCCGCTCGGCGAGGAGCGCGGCCAGCGGTCTGGCCGCGATGCGTTCGCTCACTATCCAGAGCGAACCGGCCTCCGCGAAGACGTCGAAGACCTGGTCGAGCAGCGGATGGTCGGGGATCTGCGCGGCGGCCTGGGCCGCCTCGATCGCCCGGCGTACGACGGGCTCGGCCGGGCGGCGGGTCGCCCGCCCCGCGGCGCCGTAGGGACCGCCGGGACCGCCCTCGCCGTCGAGCACCTCGGCGTCGACGAACTCCGGCAGCGGCACCTGGCGGACCAGGACCTCCTGCCCGCTGTACGTGTCGAAGGCGCGCGTCTCGGCCAGGTCGTACGCGTCGGCGTCAGCCGGCGGCAGCGGCAGGCGGTACCGGTCCGCGAGCACCCTTCCCGCGTAGTCGTCCACGACGCCTCCCCACGCGCGCACGCTGTCCCCCGTGGACCCGCGGATCCCCCGAAATCGGGAGGGATCGCGCGAGTCCGTCAATTCCGGTCCGAGACCGTGCAGTTAACGGCTCTGTTCGACTGTGTACGGTCGTCGAACCTTCACGATACGTGGCGCCGGTCAGTCCTTGGGGCTGAACGTGGCGAACGCCGTCTCCCGCAGCGTCTTGCACTCCGCGCCGTTCCACTCGTCCGCCTTGCAGCTGATCATGATGGAGTAGCCGTGCTCGGCGTCCACCTTGAAGCCGCGGTTGAGCACATGGACGCGCATGCCCTGCTGGACACGCTCGAACTCCCAGTCGGCGACGGTCGGGTAGCCCTTGTACGAGACCGTCCTGATGCCGAAGTGCTTGTACCCCTTGCTGGTGGCTGCGACGCCTATCTTGCCCAGCTCCCAGGCGGCCGCCGCGTCGTCCTTCGGGCTGGCGTTGAAGTCGACCTGGATGCGCGGGAAGCCGCCGCTCTCGCTGAATATCCCGCCACCGCTGTAGCCCGGTATCGACCGGACCTTGAAGGTGGAGGGCATCGCCATGGAGAAGTGGAAGCGGTCGTTGGTGACGAGGGTGTAGCCCGCGGGCAGCTGCTTGCCCGCGTCGCCGCCGGGCTTGCCGGACGGCGTGACGCCGTTGCCGTTCGACCCGCCGGTCCCGCCCGTGGAGCCCGTCGTGCCGTCGGCCCCCGTCGACCCGTCGGAGCCGGTGCCGCCGTCGGAGCCGGTGTCGCCGGGCTGTGCGCCGCCCTGCTGGCCGGGGCCGCCGGGCGTCTGCCCCTTGCCGCCGTCGGAGCCGCCGGAGCCGCTGGAATCGCCGGATCCGTCACCGCCCGCCGAGGCGCCGGCCGAGGCGGTGCTGCCCCCGCCGCCCTTGCCCTGGTTGCCCTCGTCGCCACCGCTGAGGGAGACCGCGAGGATCGTCCCGAGCAGGGCGAGAACGGCGACCGCGGCGATGATCACCAACGTGCGGCGCGGGACGACATCGGTCAGTGCCGCTCGGGCCGGAGCCGGTCTGCCGGCGCCCTGGGGCACCGCGGAGCCCGCCCCCGCCTTCGCGTTGGGCGTCTGCGACGCCCTCGGCTCGGCCTTCACGGAGGCCGCCGCGTTACGCACGGACTTCAGGGCACCCCGCATCCGGTCGGCGGACGCGTCGGGCGCCTTGGCCCGGTCGGCCACCGGGGCCACCGGCGCCTGCTCGGGGCGCGGCGGCAGCGGTACGACCCTGGTGACCTCGGGCGAGATCCGGGGCGCGGCCTCGGGCGCGTCGAGCACGGCCCGCAGCAGGACGCGCGCGCGGGCGTCGTCGAGGCGCTGGGCCGGGTCCTTGGCGAGGAGGCCGTAGATGACCTTCTCCAGCTCGGGTCCCGCGTTCTTCGGCGGGTCGACCGGCTCGGTCATCACCGCCGTGAGGGTGGCGATGGCGGAGCCCTTGTCGTACGGCGGGCTGCCCTCGACCGCCGCGTAGATCAGGCCGCCGAGCGACCACATGTCGGCGGCGGGGCCGGGCTTGTGGCCGCGGGCGCGCTCCGGGGAGATGTACGAGGGGGCGCCGACGAGCATGCCGGTGGAGGTGATCGAGGGGTCGCCCTCCACCTGGGCGATGCCGAAGTCGGTGAGGACGACCCGGCCGTCCTCGGCGATCAGCACGTTGGACGGCTTCACGTCGCGGTGCAGGATGCCCTCGCGGTGCGCCGAACGCAGCACGTCGAGGATGGCGAGGCCGACCTCGGCGGCGCGCCGCGGCGTGAGCGTGCCGTCCTCGCGGACCGCGTCCGCGAGGGACTTGCCCTCGATGAGCTCCATGACGATCCACGGACGGTCGTCCTCGTCGACGACGTCGTACACGGTCACGGCGCCGTTGTTGCGGATCCGGGCGATGGCCTTCGCCTCGCGCAGCGTCCGGGTGATGAGGCGGCGCTTCTCGTCGTCGTCGATGCTGGTGGGGAAGCGGAGTTCCTTGACGGCGACGGTACGGCCGAGGGTCTCGTCGACCGCGCGCCACACGGTGCCCATGCCGCCGCGGCCGAGGACCGCGCCGAGCCGGTAGCGGCCGGCGAGCAGCCGGCCCTCGTTGGCCGGAACCTTGCGCGCCCGGTCGCCGCGCGTGGAGCCCGACGCCGTCCGGCGGTCGCTCTCGCCGTCGCCGTCGCCCGCGCCGAACCCGGCCCGACCGGTGGACGGCTCGGTCCCACGCAGCCGCCCGGCGGCGGAGACGTCCTCGCCGGCACGCGCACCGGTTCCCGCCGCGTCGGCCGGCGCGCTCGCCGGGCCCTTCGCGTCCTGGACATCGGCGGAGCCCCGGGCACCCGCGGGTCCCCGCGCGTCCTGAACGTCCTTCACGTCCCGAACGCCCTCGGCGTCCTGAACGTCCTTCACGCTTCCACCACCCGCGTCCCGAGCGCCCGAGCCCTCGACACCCGCGTCCCGAACACCCGCGTCCGCCGCGTCCACCGGGTCCGCGGAGTCCGTGGGCGCCACGGGGGCAGCCGGTTCCCCGGCACCCTCGGCACCCTGTTTGACCTGCGCGTCCTTCGCGTCCCGCGCCGGCTCACGCGCGGCCGGGACCGCTCCTCGGTCGCCGTCGGTCGCGGCCCCCGCGGCGGCGTCCCGCCTGGGGTCCTTCGCCGTGTCCCGCGACTGCTCCGCCTCCGACATGCGTCCCCTCTGCGATCCCTGATCTTCGCCGCGTCTGCCGCTTCCCGCGCGATGCGGTAACCCGCCCTGGAAGAGAGGCCATTGTCCCTCACCTCGGGACGGGCGGCGCCCCCGGGTCCGTACTCCGGGATGACGACGCCCCCACACACCCTCCAGGTTCCCACCCGTGGCAAGCGGACCGGTCGTTCTGTCAGAGCGGCACGATGTCCGGCGCCCCGAGTCGAGCGGCGTCCGCTGTCAGGTCGTCGGGCTGCCGCTGCGACTCGCGCTCGGCCTCGACCCGCTTCTCGTAGTGCTCGATCTCCTTCTCGATCTGGAGGTCGTCCCAGCCGAGGACCGGCGCCATCAGTTCCGCGCACTCGCGGGCGCTGAGGGTGCCGCGGTCGAAGGTCTCGATGGAGATTCTGGTCCGCCGGGTGAGGACGTCGTCGAGGTGCCGGGCGCCCTCGTGGGAGGCGGCGTAGACGATTTCGGCGCGCAGGTAGTCGTCGGCCGCCGGGAGGGGTCGGGCGAGCGTGGGGTCCTCGGCGATGAGGTCGAGGATCTGCTCCGTCAGGGAGCCGTACCGGTTGAGGAGATGCTCGACCCTGACGACGTGGAGGCCGGTGCGCGCGGCGATTCTGGCCCGCGCGTTCCACAGGGCCCGGTAGCCCTCGGCGCCGAGGAGCGGGACGTCCTCGGTGACGCAGGGGGCGACCCGCTGGTCGAGGGCGTGCACGGCCTCGTCGACGGCGTCCTTGGCCATGACCCGGTACGTCGTGTACTTGCCGCCGGCCACCACGACCAGGCCGGGGACCGGGTGGGCGACGGTGTGTTCGCGCGAGAGCTTGCTCGTGGCGTCCGACTCGCCGGCGAGCAGGGGGCGCAGGCCCGCGTAGACGCCCTCGACGTCGTCCCGGGTGAGCGGGGTGGCGAGCACGGTGTTCACATGCTCCAGGAGGTAGTCGATGTCGGCGCTGGACGCGGCGGGATGGGCCTTGTCGAGGTCCCATTCGGTGTCGGTGGTGCCGACGATCCAGTGCCGGCCCCAGGGGATCACGAAGAGCACGGACTTCTCGGTGCGCAGGATGAGCCCGGTGGAGGAGTGGATGCGGTCCTTGGGGACGACGAGGTGGATGCCCTTGGAGGCGCGGACGTGGAACTGGCCGCGCTCGCCGATGAGGGCCTGGGTGTCGTCGGTCCACACCCCGGTGGCGTTGACGATCTGCTTGGCCCGGATCTCGTACGCGACGCCGGCCTCGACGTCCTGGACGCGGGCGCCGACGACCCGCGCGCCCTCGCGCAGGAAGCCGACGACGCGGGCCCGGCTCGCGGCCAGGGCGCCGTAGGAGGCGGCGGTGCGCACGAGGGTGGTGACGAAGCGGGCGTCGTCCATCTGGGCGTCGTAGTACTGCAGGGCGCCGACGAGGGCGTCCTTCTTCAGGCAGGGGGCGACCCGCAGGGCGCCCCGCCGGGAGAGGTGCCGGTGGACGGGAAGGCCGCGGCCGTGCCCGGAGGAGAGGGACATCGCGTCGTAGAGCGCGACGCCCGAGCCCGCGTAGAACCGCTCCCAGCCCTTGTGCTGGAGCGGGTAGAGGAAGGGGACCGGCTTCACCAGGTGGGGTGCGAGCCGCTCCAGGAGCAGTCCGCGCTCCTTGAGGGCTTCGCGGACCAGGGCGAAGTCCAGCATCTCCAGGTAGCGCAGGCCGCCGTGGATGAGCTTGCTGGACCGGCTGGAGGTGCCGGAGGCCCAGTCGCGGGCCTCGACGATGCCGGTGGAGAGCCCTCTCGTGACGGCGTCCAGTGCCGTCCCGGCGCCGACCACTCCGGCGCCGACCACCAGCACGTCCAGCTCGCGCTCGGCCATGGCCGCGAGCGCTTCGGCGCGCTCGGCGGGTCCCAGTGTCGCTGTCCTCACGGTGCCTCCCGTCGTCCCCCGTCGTTCCGGCACGCGAACCGGGCCATGTGGTCCGGCTCACAGCTCGATTCTGGCCCTCCCCGGCGACTTCAGCCACCGCCTCGTCACGGACCTGTGGATAACACTCGGCGACCTTCGGTCGCACAATGCGGCATATCGGTCATATTTACGCCTAGTCTGACATTGCGCCTGACCCGTTCTGTCCACCGGGCTTGCGCGTCGCGTTCCCTCCGGCTACTGGGAAGGACGGCCCACCCTCCATGCCCGCTGATCTCGCCGTCATCGGCCTCGGCCACCACGGACTCCCCCTGGCCCAGGCCGCCACCGCCGCAGGCATCGACACCATCGGCTACGACACCGACCCCCGCCCCGTCGCCGAACTCGCCGCCGGCCGCTCCCCGGTCGACGGCTCCCTCACCGTCCCGGAGATCCGCCGGATGCTCTCGGGGGGCTTCCGGCCGACCGCCAACCCCGCCGAACTCGGCCGGGTCCGCACCGCCGTCCTGTGCGCCCCGACCCCCCTCGGTCCGGAGGGCTCCCTCGACCTCACCGCCGTCACCGACGCCGCACGCGCGCTCGCCGCCCGGCTGCGCCCGCACACCACCGTCCTCCTGGAGTCCCAGGTCCCCCCGGGTACCACCGAGGGCCTGCTCCGCGACCTCCTCGAAGCGGGCTCCGGCCTGCGCGCCGGACGCGACTTCCACCTCGCGCACTCCCCCGGCCGCCTCGACCCCGGCAGCCGCACCCACGGCTTCGCCGGCACCCCCAAGGTCATCGGGGGCCTCACCCCGGCCTGCACCGAGGCGGCGGCCGCCTTCTACGGCCGGCTCACCGACAAGGTGGTACGCGCGCGTGGCCCCCGCGAGGCGGAGACGGTCAAGCTCCTGGAGACCAACTTCCGGCACGTCAACATCGCCCTGGTCAACGAGATGGCGGTGCTCTGCCACGAACTCGGCGTCGACCTGTGGGACGTCATCCGCTGCGCCGAGACCAAGCCCTTCGGCTTCCAGGCCTTCCGCCCGGGACCGGGTGTCGGCGGCCACGGCGTCCCCGTCGACACCGTCGGCGCCCACCGCCCGCTCCGCCTCGTCGAACTCGCCGGCCAGGTCAACGAACGCATGCCGCAGTACGTCGTCCAGCGCGCCGCCACCCTCCTCAACGAACACGGCAAGTCGGCCCGTGGCGCCCGGATCCTGCTCCTGGGCATCACGTACAAGCCCGACCTGCCCGACCGTCAGGGCTCCCCCGCCGACGAGATCGCATGCCGTCTGATGGACCTCGGCGCGGCCGTCAGCTACCACGACCCGCACGTCCCCGACTGGCGCGTCCGCGAACTCCCCGTCCCCCGCGCGGACTCCCTCTACGAGGCCGCCGCCCACGCCGACCTGACGATCCTGCTCCAGCACCACCGCACCTACGACCTCCAGGGCCTCGCGGTCAAGGCCCAGCTCCTCCTCGACACCCGGGGCGCCACCCCCACGGGTACGGCCCACCGCCTTTGACCTGCGTGGCCACCGGGCAAATCTGTTGTGCCCCTGTCATAGGGGGGTGCTAATCTCCGGGCCTCTCGTCTGCACGTACGCGCGTGCTACTTCCGTCCCTGGGGGGATCCGCACCATGAGCCAGCCCGTTCCGCCGCCCGGCAACCCGTTCGCCGGGGGCGCCGCGCCCGAGCAGTACCCGGTCGCGCCGCCGCCGGCGCCCGCCCGCGACAACGTCGCCCTCGGCCTGGTCGCCGCGCTCGTCGCCGCGCTGGTCTCCGCCGGTGTGTACGGCGCCGTCATCGGCGGCGTCGAGCGCGAGATCGGCTGGGCCGCCGTCGGCGTCGGCTTCCTCACCGGTTTCGCCGCCGGCAAGGTCGGCGGCCGCAACCCCCTCCTGCCGATCGCGAGCGCGGTGCTCGCCCTCGGCGCGGTCTACCTCGGCCAGCTCCTGGGCATCGCGATCCTCCTCTCCAAGGAGCTGAACGTCTCCGCGACGGAGCTCTTCTTCCAGGAGTTCGGTCTGCTCACCGAGGGCTGGAACGCGACCAAGGACGGGCTGACGTTCCTGTTCTTCGGCATCGCCGCCTTCGCCGCCTTCTCCGGCGCCAAGAAGGCCTCGTAACCGTCGTCCTACGTGAAGGGGCCCCGCACCACCCGGTGCGGGGCCCCTTCGCGTACGGAACAGTCGGACGTCAGCGCTTGTGCTGGGAGTCCGCGACCGTGACCTCGACGCGCTGGAACTCCTTGAGCTCGCTGTAGCCCGTCGTGGCCATCGCGCGGCGCAGGGCGCCGAAGAAGTTCATCGAGCCGTCCGGGGTGTGCGACGGGCCCGCGAGGATCTCCTCGGTGGTGCCGACGATGCCCAGGTCGACCAGCTTGCCGCGCGGCACGTCCTCGTGGACGGCCTCCATGCCCCAGTGGTGGCCCTTGCCGGGCGCGTCCGTGGCGCGGGCCAGCGGGGAGCCGATCATGACCGAGTCGGCGCCGCAGGCGATCGCCTTCGGCAGGTCGCCGGACCAGCCGACACCGCCGTCGGCGATGACGTGCACGTACCGGCCGCCGGACTCGTCCATGTAGTCGCGGCGGGCCGCGGCCACGTCGGCGACCGCGGTCGCCATCGGGACCTGGATGCCGAGGACGTTGCGCGTGGTGTGCGCGGCGCCGCCACCGAAGCCGACGAGGACACCCGCGGCGCCGGTGCGCATCAGGTGCAGGGCCGCGGTGTACGTGGCGCAGCCGCCGACGATGACCGGGACGTCGAGCTCGTAGATGAACTGCTTCAGGTTCAGCGGCTCGGACGCGCCCGAGACGTGCTCGGCGGAGACCGTCGTACCGCGGATGACGAAGATATCCACGCCGGCGTCGACGACCGCCTTGGAGAACTGCGCGGTGCGCTGCGGGGAGAGCGCCGCGGCGGTGACGACACCGGAGTCGCGCACCTCCTTGATGCGCTGCCCGATCA is part of the Streptomyces sp. NBC_00250 genome and harbors:
- a CDS encoding protein kinase, whose amino-acid sequence is MRAWGGVVDDYAGRVLADRYRLPLPPADADAYDLAETRAFDTYSGQEVLVRQVPLPEFVDAEVLDGEGGPGGPYGAAGRATRRPAEPVVRRAIEAAQAAAQIPDHPLLDQVFDVFAEAGSLWIVSERIAARPLAALLAERPLNPYRAAEIGADVLTALRALHAHGWVHRNITSRTVLVCDDGRVVLTGLAVGAAEEALCGYAPVPEQDPDDTAWPAPVEEYGAEAYGSDEYGPDEYGPDLYEAEVAEVYEEGDEQAPYGTDAFEESAEESTDELVDELVDELVYEAGEETAEESAEESGPEYGYGYDDGYDDGHGHDDGYGNGGGGESYAAELAPDDTAPPYGTAPSGTDSYGTDPYGTDPYGRSVPALPAVGTQPAPVPPTADVRAARAGAIAAYRAGARAAAKLGESGSLPVQRPAPTDLPEPPPPPTAQAAGAPEPQWWARVADDEDDDDDGDGDGDEPYGAGPQAGPPPRVMLAGNWSDGPHASRDGSRPIPAGGGGPGAGRGPVLPGSGRPALPAGYTAATPDPARLPVPTGVREEALEPVRIPAQAVDRGPTTRLAAERARQTRIAVVGAVTERWAPEQAGPVHENWRLAPPIGPATDLWALGALLYRAVQGHAPYPEDSAAELVQLVCAEPPAFAEECGPLRPVVESLLRQDPTERPDFEELRGWLRSLVRSAPEPEAGVGVVPLPSFDEKRLPIVRRRGELVRRRRGGAGAGRHRHKRGKDPRPRHEHEDVDTREREPAPVQADFREEFREDFREDFQDEIPQRATRPPRGGRSSSSRTRGSSGSPSALGRTLLVLVFLLLGGAVVYAVLFMPGEGETPTAPTAPGAGPSSRTTAPPSAPSATTAPSTAPTTAPPATPRTSPPAADPSAPALAAGYTLRQDPEGFRIGVPNGWRRSPINDAQQVRYTNGDFTMIVVPGRDSVRDNGSDPLEFQNSKERELDPWRTSSWADVDEVRRVDIGTTATATGSYWWLDSTGRQVFVRNLALIDGGKYHIVQVIGPNRERAKVTEIFDEATKGFRPGR
- a CDS encoding protein kinase domain-containing protein, which translates into the protein MSEAEQSRDTAKDPRRDAAAGAATDGDRGAVPAAREPARDAKDAQVKQGAEGAGEPAAPVAPTDSADPVDAADAGVRDAGVEGSGARDAGGGSVKDVQDAEGVRDVKDVQDARGPAGARGSADVQDAKGPASAPADAAGTGARAGEDVSAAGRLRGTEPSTGRAGFGAGDGDGESDRRTASGSTRGDRARKVPANEGRLLAGRYRLGAVLGRGGMGTVWRAVDETLGRTVAVKELRFPTSIDDDEKRRLITRTLREAKAIARIRNNGAVTVYDVVDEDDRPWIVMELIEGKSLADAVREDGTLTPRRAAEVGLAILDVLRSAHREGILHRDVKPSNVLIAEDGRVVLTDFGIAQVEGDPSITSTGMLVGAPSYISPERARGHKPGPAADMWSLGGLIYAAVEGSPPYDKGSAIATLTAVMTEPVDPPKNAGPELEKVIYGLLAKDPAQRLDDARARVLLRAVLDAPEAAPRISPEVTRVVPLPPRPEQAPVAPVADRAKAPDASADRMRGALKSVRNAAASVKAEPRASQTPNAKAGAGSAVPQGAGRPAPARAALTDVVPRRTLVIIAAVAVLALLGTILAVSLSGGDEGNQGKGGGGSTASAGASAGGDGSGDSSGSGGSDGGKGQTPGGPGQQGGAQPGDTGSDGGTGSDGSTGADGTTGSTGGTGGSNGNGVTPSGKPGGDAGKQLPAGYTLVTNDRFHFSMAMPSTFKVRSIPGYSGGGIFSESGGFPRIQVDFNASPKDDAAAAWELGKIGVAATSKGYKHFGIRTVSYKGYPTVADWEFERVQQGMRVHVLNRGFKVDAEHGYSIMISCKADEWNGAECKTLRETAFATFSPKD
- a CDS encoding glycerol-3-phosphate dehydrogenase/oxidase — its product is MRTATLGPAERAEALAAMAERELDVLVVGAGVVGAGTALDAVTRGLSTGIVEARDWASGTSSRSSKLIHGGLRYLEMLDFALVREALKERGLLLERLAPHLVKPVPFLYPLQHKGWERFYAGSGVALYDAMSLSSGHGRGLPVHRHLSRRGALRVAPCLKKDALVGALQYYDAQMDDARFVTTLVRTAASYGALAASRARVVGFLREGARVVGARVQDVEAGVAYEIRAKQIVNATGVWTDDTQALIGERGQFHVRASKGIHLVVPKDRIHSSTGLILRTEKSVLFVIPWGRHWIVGTTDTEWDLDKAHPAASSADIDYLLEHVNTVLATPLTRDDVEGVYAGLRPLLAGESDATSKLSREHTVAHPVPGLVVVAGGKYTTYRVMAKDAVDEAVHALDQRVAPCVTEDVPLLGAEGYRALWNARARIAARTGLHVVRVEHLLNRYGSLTEQILDLIAEDPTLARPLPAADDYLRAEIVYAASHEGARHLDDVLTRRTRISIETFDRGTLSARECAELMAPVLGWDDLQIEKEIEHYEKRVEAERESQRQPDDLTADAARLGAPDIVPL
- a CDS encoding nucleotide sugar dehydrogenase; protein product: MPADLAVIGLGHHGLPLAQAATAAGIDTIGYDTDPRPVAELAAGRSPVDGSLTVPEIRRMLSGGFRPTANPAELGRVRTAVLCAPTPLGPEGSLDLTAVTDAARALAARLRPHTTVLLESQVPPGTTEGLLRDLLEAGSGLRAGRDFHLAHSPGRLDPGSRTHGFAGTPKVIGGLTPACTEAAAAFYGRLTDKVVRARGPREAETVKLLETNFRHVNIALVNEMAVLCHELGVDLWDVIRCAETKPFGFQAFRPGPGVGGHGVPVDTVGAHRPLRLVELAGQVNERMPQYVVQRAATLLNEHGKSARGARILLLGITYKPDLPDRQGSPADEIACRLMDLGAAVSYHDPHVPDWRVRELPVPRADSLYEAAAHADLTILLQHHRTYDLQGLAVKAQLLLDTRGATPTGTAHRL
- a CDS encoding GuaB3 family IMP dehydrogenase-related protein, translating into MTEIEIGRGKRGRRAYAFDDIAVVPSRRTRDPKEVSIAWQIDAYRFELPFLAAPMDSVVSPQTAIRIGELGGLGVLNLEGLWTRYEDPQPLLDEIAELDEATATRRLQEIYAAPIKEELIGQRIKEVRDSGVVTAAALSPQRTAQFSKAVVDAGVDIFVIRGTTVSAEHVSGASEPLNLKQFIYELDVPVIVGGCATYTAALHLMRTGAAGVLVGFGGGAAHTTRNVLGIQVPMATAVADVAAARRDYMDESGGRYVHVIADGGVGWSGDLPKAIACGADSVMIGSPLARATDAPGKGHHWGMEAVHEDVPRGKLVDLGIVGTTEEILAGPSHTPDGSMNFFGALRRAMATTGYSELKEFQRVEVTVADSQHKR